Sequence from the Rhinatrema bivittatum chromosome 6, aRhiBiv1.1, whole genome shotgun sequence genome:
cagagggtgaattaaacaaaatactacttctagcagcttctctccctggcacagagagaccgtctgagaTCAACTAAAAaaggtgcttaaaaaaaaaaaagcagggctagctggcactgcagccaaatgaagAACAAATATCTTATTCTATCTAAGTAAcaagcctagctagcaattgaatacagatttgagaactcagactagctctgagtgcatccACGTTCCGCAGAGACAGACCACCTCCCAgcctccccagatcacccctgcaaaTAAAGTGCATGGCATGCCACATTCTTAattatatatagtgctgggtcatcaggaaaagtgtcgccgaccactgagtgagactggctgcattgcaaaacttcttatcactgatacgttgcattctggtctccttgccaacctgtccgacccactctgacagggctgtgacatcactgatgactcacaggaaagggctggtttttggctatggatacactcAAATGGCGTTTTATGATTTGAAATGGCAGCTAAGAAAAGCGCGCACTGCCAAACatatggaacggatgatatgttatattcatggggaatcgcgatacgtttcgcgacccacgaatacaacgaataaggacatatacgttgcggattgccaatatgttgccaatgaatgcacacccctagcttgTAGTAATAGTTTTATGTAGTAAAAGATAATGGTCACAAAACATAGTCTCTGTAGGGTTCCCAAAAGCCCCATGACATAAGGGACAGGTTAAGCAAATCCTGGCTGTACCATATTGCATCTATGTCCTTCTGATCCTACTTTTCTTGACAAAATTGAAATTACAGTACATAGATACAATGGGGAAGAGTAAGGACTGCACATGGATTTTGTTGGCAACCGTACCTTATAGCAATTAATCACAACAACTGATCTGATAATGTTTGACTATTTTCAGTATTAAGATCCAAGACAGTGTTTAATCACTCATTTTCCCTAATTTAACCTCTCATCAACATGTCTTTCCTTTTTTGCCATAGATTAGTTAGTGAgccacattagagatgtgaatcgtgtcctcgatcgtcttaaccatcgatttcggctgggagggggagggaatcgtattgttgccgtttgggtggtgtaaagtatcgtgaaaatcgttaaaatcgtgagccggcacactaaaacccccctacaacccaccacccccgaccctttaaattaaatcccccaccctcccgaacccccccaaatgccttaaattacctggggtccagtggcacactaaaacacggcacactaaaacccctaaaacccaccccgaccctttaaattaaatcccccaccctcccgaaccccccccccaaatgccttaaattacctgggggtccgtagcggcagtccgtagctaaatcgggggaagggggatcgtgtagtcttcagccggtgccattttgcaaaatggccgccgcaaaatggcggcggccatagaccaaaactattcgacgcaggaggtcattccggacccccgctggactttggcaagtcttgtgggggtcaggaggcccccccaagctggccaaaagttcctgggggtccgggagcgatctcctgccacgaatcgtttttccgtacggaaaatggcgccggcaggagatcgactgcaggaggtcgttcagcgggggtccggaaccctcgctgaacgacctcctgcagtcgatctcctgccggcgccattttccgtacggacaatggcgccggccatacgcttatggccggcgccattttccgtacggaaaacgattcgcggcaggagatcgctcccggacccccgctggacccccaggaacttttggccagcttgggggggcctcctgacccccacaagacttgccaaaagtccagcgggggtccggaacgacctcctgcgtcgaatagttttggtctatggccgccgccattttgcggcggccattttgcaaatggcgccggctgaagactacacggtttagtgtgccgttttcctgctctcccccttcccccgatttagctacggaccgccgctacggaggtaatttaaggctacggaggtaatttaagctacggaccgccactacggatccccaggtaatttaaggcatttggggggggggattcgggggggtggggggatttaatttaaaggttcggggtgggttttagggggttttagtgtgccgtgttttagtgtgccgctggacccccaggtaatttaaggcatttggggggggttggggagggtgggggattaatttaaagggtcgggggtcggttttagggtgttttagtgtgccggttttcctgccctcccccttccccgatttacgattttttgacgataaatcggggggaattggtattgtatcgtggccctaacgatttttgacgatttaaaatatatcggacgatattttaaatcgtcaaaaaacgattcacatccctaagccaCATTGTCAGTGCTTGCTGCACGTACTTTCCTGTGATACTGGGCTGCTTTCTCACAGAAACATGTTCTACATTTTCGCACTCTTTGAGAAAAATAGCTATCTAATCTTCTTATTGCTTTCCAAAGGGCAAATTTGAGTTCTTTATTTCGTAAGCCATAGATAAAAGGATTCAGCAGGGGAATTGCTGTTATATATACTACAGTGAGcagtttgttttggttcattgaGAACGCAGTGCTTGGTCTCATGTATACACCCATGGAAGTCCCATAGAATAAAATAACAACTGTGAGGTGAGAGGAGCAAGTAGAGAAGGTCTTGCCTCTGCCCTCAGCAGACTGGATTTTCAGGATGGTAGTGATAATAAATACATATGATGCAATTGTTAACAGGAAGGGACTAAATGCAAACAGCGAGCCTACAATATAGTTTACATTTTCAATGATGTAGGCCCCTGAGCATGACAGTTTCATCAGTGCTGTAatgtcacagaagaaatggttaattATATTTGACCCACAGAAAATCAACTTTGATGCAAAGATAACATGAGCCACAGGATCCAGAAAACCAATTATCCATGAAACAGCAACAAGAAAACTGTAGACTTTCTTGTTCATAATGATTGTATAGCGTAAGGGATTGCAGATGGCAACATAGCGATCGTAGGCCATGGCAGTGAGAAGGTAAAACTCTGTACATGTGCAGGACAGGAAGAGGTACAGCTGGGCCAAGCATGCTGAAAGACAGATGGTTTTAATCTTTGTGATGAGCATTACTAACAATCTCGGAACTGTGACGGTCACATAACAGATTTCTAGGAAGGACAAGTTGATGAGAAAGAAGAACATGGGGGTATGAAAACGAGGTTCAGAGCATACTGCAGATATAATAAGAAGGTTTCCCACCATGGACATTAGATAAATAATCAAAAACAAAAGGAACAAAACAAGCTGCATCTCAGGAAGATCAGAGAATCCTAGAATAATGAATTCTGTCACCGTGGTTTGATTTGCTTTTtctatttcttccattttgattATCTGCTGCAATGAGAAAGAAGAACGTACAAAGGACAacattgaaatataaaaaataaaaatgaattgcaTAAATTATCTCCTGATTCCTGATTCCCTTTCTTTAGCTTCAGTTATTAAATTTTATCACATTTGCTTTTGCAAAAACACCGATTAGTGCCTACTATGGGATAAATAAACAAGATAATGGGGGCAGAAATTTTCGTTAACCAATTTCAAACATTCTCCTAGACCAGGCTGTAAAACTAATGTTGGAATTTTATTCAGGGACCCAAGATTAGAGATACAGACATCTGTGAAATATAGTGTGACTGCAATTTGACAGATTCTTCATAGGCTCCAAAAACAAATCCAATTGTGTTACATGCACAGACTTAGCTAGTGGCTCTGGTAATTCATCAGCAGCTCAGAA
This genomic interval carries:
- the LOC115094704 gene encoding olfactory receptor 8D4-like, whose amino-acid sequence is MEEIEKANQTTVTEFIILGFSDLPEMQLVLFLLFLIIYLMSMVGNLLIISAVCSEPRFHTPMFFFLINLSFLEICYVTVTVPRLLVMLITKIKTICLSACLAQLYLFLSCTCTEFYLLTAMAYDRYVAICNPLRYTIIMNKKVYSFLVAVSWIIGFLDPVAHVIFASKLIFCGSNIINHFFCDITALMKLSCSGAYIIENVNYIVGSLFAFSPFLLTIASYVFIITTILKIQSAEGRGKTFSTCSSHLTVVILFYGTSMGVYMRPSTAFSMNQNKLLTVVYITAIPLLNPFIYGLRNKELKFALWKAIRRLDSYFSQRVRKCRTCFCEKAAQYHRKVRAASTDNVA